A window of Nitrospirae bacterium YQR-1 genomic DNA:
GTACCGTGATATGTTCCTGCTTTAAGAGGACTCTCCATTTTTAAAAATTCCACTCCGTCATAAAAAGTATCTGTTGCATTTTCAAGACTCTGCCCGCCTGTTATTATAACGTTTTTAACTCCAAACTCTCTTAACAGCCTTGCAGAGGTCTCTATGTCCGCCGGTGTTTTTATTTCAATACCGGAATACATGGACGCCTCCGCAATGTTTGGAGTAAAGCACGTACAAAGCGGCAGAAGCTGCCGTTTAACCATTTCCATAACGCCGGGTTCAATCATCATCTTGCCCGATGTTGAGACTGTTACCGGATCTACTATGAGATTTTTTAAATTATATTTCCTGATATAACCACCCAGAATTTCAACCAGGGCAGTGGAGGGCAGCAGCCCTGTTTTAAGTGCATCAGGGGTAATGTCTGACAGCAAAATGGAAAATTGTTTCTCAAAAATTCCCGGCTCAACTCCAAAAACATCAGTAACACCCTGAGTGCTCTGGGCGGTTATCGAGGATACTACCGAAAGGCCATAGACTCCGCAGGCGTGAAAAGTTTTTAAGTCGGCCTGAAGCCCGGCCCCGCCCGTGGGGTCAAAGCCGGCAACAGTTAGTGCAGTCAACATATGTCTATTTCGACACAGGATGAAGTGCGCGCTCAACTGTTCTGATAGCACAGAAATCGGCACACATGCTGCAAACATCCGATTGCGCTGGAGGCAGATGCGCCCTCATGTTTCTAACCTTATCGGGGTTAAATGACATGGAAATCTGTCCTTCCCAGTTAAGGTTCTTTCTGTACCTTGCCATTTTTTTGTCCCTCTCTATTGCAGATGGAATCCCCTTTGCAATATCCGCCGCATGGGCTGCTATCTTTGAGGCTACCACACCCTCAATTACATCATCAAGGTTTGGAAGCCGAACGTGCTCAGAGGGCGTCACATAACAGAGGAAATCGGCGCCTGCCGCCCCGGCAATTGCCCCGCCTATGGCCGATGTTATGTGGTCATAGCCCATACCGACGTCTGTTACAAGCGGCCCCAAAACATAAAAAGGGGCGCCGCTGCACAGTGATTTCTGAAGTTTTATATTCATCTCAACCTGATTAAGAGGCACATGGCCCGGGCCCTCTATTATCACCTGCACGCCATGCTCCAGTGCAACTTTCTGAAGTTTACCCAAAGTGATTAGCTCCTCCACCTGGGCTCTGTCTGTAGCGTCGGCAAGACAGCCGGGTCTGAGGCCATCCCCTAAACTTAAAGTCATATCGTATTTCTTTGCTATATCAAGGAGCCTGTCGTACTGTTCAAACAGGGGGTTTTCGCGGTCATTTAGTATCATCCACTCAAGCATAATAGAGCCGCCGCGGCTTACGATGTCAAGAATTCTGCCCTGAGCCTTCAACTGCTCTATTGTGCCCCTGGTAAGCCCTGCGTGGACAGTTACAAAATCAACTCCCTCTTTGGCGTGAATCTCGATGATTTCAAAGAAATCATCGGTGGTCATTTTAATAATGTTACCGTACTTTTCAGCCGCCGTAACGGCAGCCTCGTATATCGGCACAGTGCCGATTGGGACGGGTGATTTTTCGGTCATCATTCTTCTTAAGTCTCTGATAGGCCCTCCGGTTGATAAATCCATTACGGCGTCGGAGCCGTACTTAACCAGTGCGTCAAGTTTCAGCATTTCCTCTTCTACAGAGACATGGTCTTTAGATGTGCCGATGTTAGCGTTTATCTTTGTGGTAAGCCCTCTGCCAATACCGACAGGTTTGATTTTGCGAAGCGTGTTCTTTGAGATAACCGTAAAGCCTGCGGCGATGTCTTCTGATATTTTTTCAGCAGATACGGATTCGCTCAATGCCACAGCCCTTACGTCATCAGTTATTATTCCTTTTTTTGCCGACTCTATAGTTGTCATTTCAATAACTCCAGGTATTTTTTAGTTTCGCCAAAAACATCAGTTGACGATAAAATTCCGGAAATCACGGCTACGCCGTCAGCTCCGGCCTCCATGACCTCACTCATATTGTCCGGCTTTATGCCGCCAATGGCAAACACCGGTATTTTTACTTTCTTTTTTACCTTAATAATTGTCTGTATTCCAATGGGGGGACCGAATTGAAGTTTCGAGGTAGTTTCATAAATCGGCCCGAGAGTTATAAAATCAGCCCCCTTGCTCTGAGCGTGAAGTGCTTCCTCAATAGAATGTGTGGATTGCGCTATGATTAACCGCTCCCCTGCTATCCTTCTTGCTGCATCAACCGGAATACTGTTTTGTGTCAGATGCACTCCGTCTGCCTCAACTGCCAGAGCGACATCCACTCTGTCGTTTATAAATAGTTTGGCCTTGTACTTTTTAGTCAACTCCCGCATTTTTTCAGCCAGCACCATTATTTCATTTATGTTTAAATCCTTCTCTCTGAGCTGGACTGCACCGGCTCCTGCCCTTAGCGCTTCCTCAAGCACCTCACAACAGGGTTTGTTTACCAGCGCTCTGTCACTTATAAGGTATAGTTTAAAATCAATGCCTGCCACGGGTTCCCTCCTGTTATACTAAAGCATTCCCTCTATAGGGCTGCTTGCTGTTGCGTAGAGTTTCTTAGGGATACGTCCCGACTTGTAGGCGTATCTTCCGGCAATCACGGCGTGTTTCATAGCCCCGGCCATCATTATTGGGTCTTTTGCTCCGGCAATTGCCGTGTTAACCAGCACGGCGTCACAGCCTAGTTCCATCGCCTCTGCAACATCTGAGGCTGTACCCACGCCGGCATCCACCACAATAGGTACGGATTTTATAAGCTCAAGAATTATTTTTATATTATACGGGTTTCTTATACCTAGCCCCGAGCCAATGGGAGCGCCAAGCGGCATAACCGCAGCGGCTCCGGCATCAACGAGTCTCTGGGCGATTATCGGATCATCACTTGTGTATGGAAGCACTATAAAACCCTCTTTTGCTAAGATTTCTGTAGCCTTTAGCAGACCGCAGACATCGGGAAACAGGGTTCTCTCGTCTCCTATGACCTCAAGTTTTACCATATCGGAAACTCCTGCCTCACGGCCAAGGCGGGCGTATCTTAAGGCATCCTCCACGTTATAGCACCCTGCGGTGTTAGGCAGGATTTTGTACTTTTTGGGGTCAATGTAGTCAAGCAGGTTTGGGCTCTTTCTGTCAGTGATGTTAACCCTTCGCACCGCCACAGTAACAATGTCGGCGCCTGAGGCTTCTATGGCACATGCCGTCTCATCAAAATCCTTATACTTACCTGTTCCGACCCAGAGCCGTGATTTTATTTCTATTGAGGAAACAATAAGTCTATCGTCCATGGACTCTCCTTTTTTTATTTATTAAAAAAACAAACATTTATTTCATGGTAGTTAAATTTACCCGCCTCCAACATAGCTGACGATTTCCACTGAGTCTCCGTCCTGAATCGGAGTTATATGGTAGTCGGCTTTTTTAATTACTTTCAGATTTAGTTCAATGGCAACCCTCTCCATTTGAATGTCCAATTCATCAAGGAGTTCTTTAACCGTTTCAGCTTTCTTTACGGTGTAATCTTCTGCATTTAATTTAATCATCATAGTCATTAATTTATCCATCTTACGGGTACGGGATTTAAAAAAAGAAAAACCGCATTCCCGGTGAGCGTCATGGAATACGGCTGTCAAGCCCTTTTCCCTCCGCCGGTATAACCCGTATCAGGTTCAAGGGGTCACCTTTTAGATTAAGGTCTCTCAGGCTCAGAACTGCTCTATGGCGTTCTGAGCCTCCCCCAAGGGTGCTGCTTATTGCGATGATATTATAAATTACAAGAAATAGTCAAGTTGTTTGGGTCTGTTTTGAGCACTTTGGTCTGGAACAAACTATTTTTTTAATATTGACAGTGTGTAACCTTTCAGGTTACAATAACATTGTGATTGTCTCTTTTGCATACAAAGGGCTTGAGCAGTATTACCTTACCGGAAGCACGGCAGGGTTACAGGCTATACATGCTAAACGGTTAAGGTTAATACTTGCTGTGCTTGATGCTGCTGATTCTATTGAAGGTATAAGACTGCCATCTCTTAATCTGCATCGTCTTAAAGGAAAAGAAAAAGACAATTGGGCTGTTACAGTACAGGCAAACTGGCGTATAACTTTCCATTTTGTGGAAAGCAACGCTGAAATTGTTAATTATGAAGATTACCATTAAGGAGATAACATTATGAAGATGCACAATCCACCACATCCCGGAGAAGTCTTAAATGAACTTTCCCTTAAACCTCTTGGCATATCTATAACTGAGGCGGCGGGGCGGCTCAATGTTACACGCAAAACAGTATCTAAAATCATAAACGGCCACAGCACAATTACTCCTGAAATGGCGTTAAGGCTGGAAATAGTCTTTGGTTCAACTGCTCAAACATGGCTGAATATACAAAACACTTTTGATTTGTGGCGCATAAACGATAAGCGCAAAGATTTAAACATAACTCTTCATCCTGTACTTTGAACATCTGCCTTATGCTAAAGATGAAAATGACTACAGAGCCCTGCTCCCACAATATATAGACCGAAAAGCGTTTACATAAAAAATCACGGATGGGGGTTAACTTGACATTTACAAAAAAAAACTAGCAGCATCCAGAGCTCTCCGTTGTACAGTCACAGGTCGGCTCGCCCCCTCTTATCATGCTGTTAATCAAGGCGGCAGCGCATCCCACACCACGTGCAACGCTTAAAGCTCCAAAGGCACAATTGGTTACACAAGCGCCGCACTCCATACATCTGTTGCGCTCTATGATAACGGCCTGCCCCTCCCTTATTTCAAACACCTCGTGAGGACACACATTTACACACATGCCACAACCGGTGCACTTGCCGGAATAAAATTCTAATGTTGACACATTTGACAGATACCTCATAATAACCTCCATTGGTTTGCCTTATAGAGTACCAGCACAGCGATGCTCATAATTGCCGTTATTATATAGAGCGGTACGGCGTACTTCAACTCCTTCTTAACCCCAGACATGCCGGTAAAAGTAGTAGATCCGGTAAATTGCAAAGCCACGTAGGAACTTATCATTGGAAACATCAAATACGTTAAAAATGTCAGCTCAGGGGCCGGGGTGTTTAACCATGAAAATAACTGCTTTGAAACCCAGACCATAAAAATGCCCGCTAACCAGCCCTTAACGGCAAAAGATTTAAACGGAATGACAGGCAGTAACACCGGTGTTATTAAAGCCCCTGAAAGTATGGCAGTGAAACATAAAACGATAAATGGAAACGCTCCTTTAAAGGCATCAGCAAAATTAATGCCCGATAGTGACAGCCCGAAGTACAAAAAAATTATCACTGTAAAAACGGCAAATATACCCATTGCAGGAATTATCTCCATAGGTGTCAGGATTAATCTGTCAATCATTGAAAAGCGCACCTTCCTCATAGACTTTGACGCCACACACCCTGATTTAAAATAATCCTTTAAATCTCCGGCATAGACAGGGCCGTAAAGTACCTGAAACCCTGTGGCTTGTTTAACCTGGTGTGCGCTGACGCCCGGAGCGCCAAGCTGAGGCAATATGATTTCTCTGTGCCCTGCTATGGACGTTAATTGAGTCATTATAATTCTGTTAATCAGCTCCGCAGTTCCAAATGTTCCCTTCCCTGCTGCACACCACACATTAATCCCCTTTGTGTCCAACACCAGTATCCACACATTTTCATCAGCAAGTGACTCTCTGACTTTATCAAATGAGAGCTTATAATTTGCCGTAACTACGACATGTGACTGACTGTCGGGATTTCCTGCAGCATAGAGTCCTGGAGTTACCATGTAGCTTTTTCTAAAGCCGCTTATTCTACACATGAGATGCTCAAAGATTTCCTGTTTTGTTATCTCAGTTGATACCGCATAGATAACACCCATAGGAGTTCTAACAGTTCCGGTTATCCATCTCTTGTGTTGTACGATTTCCGGTGTAACCTGTTTTAATTGTACCGGTTCGGATTTTTCTGCCCTACAACTACACACTGTGCCGCCCTGAGACGGCGCACATTTTGCTCTATTTTTAATATCTGCCGCCTCCGGTGAGTTATCTTTTTCCATAGCCCTGTTAAGTTACCTCCTTAACGATAGTGCCAAGCTGTCCCTTTATCGTATCAACCAAACTTTCCACACGGGTCAGAGTGATGCAACAAATATCTCCATCCTTTTCCCATATGCTTACTGCAAACTTATCCCCTCCCTTGATTTTTGCTTTTTCACGTAAATCCTTTGGAAGCACCATCTGACCCCTTTCATCAATACCGACTATGGCCTCAACACTACAACATGTGTCAATCAAACATACTCCCAAATCATCTTTTACTGAAAATTTGTCTTTCTTCACAACACCTTTCTTATTAAGAATCAATCATGCTTTGCTGATTTAACTGATATTACTTATTATACTGATAATTCTAAGTGTTGTCAAGTATTTTTTTACATTTTCTTGATAGTAATCAATAAAGAGTGTTGAATTTACAAAGAAACCTTACTCACAGCCGCATTCTGTTTCAACGCTCCGGACAGTCCATATATTACCGGCCCCTGGCACTGATAGTTTACCATGCAACGGAGTCGGCCCCTCGCTTCTGCTTGTGCCTGATTTAATTACCACTTCTTTCCCCTTATTATCTACGGCCCGGACATCCACTTTCAATATGCTGCAAGTGGCTTTGCCCGATACCGTTCCAGCCACGGTGACGTCGCATTTCTCACCCTGGCACTCAGAAGTTACAGTTGGGTCTATGATGTAGCCATCTTTCTCAAATTGCCCGGCAGTGGCAGGTACAACTGTTGCAAATAACAATAAAATGGAAACAAAA
This region includes:
- the thiD gene encoding bifunctional hydroxymethylpyrimidine kinase/phosphomethylpyrimidine kinase → MLTALTVAGFDPTGGAGLQADLKTFHACGVYGLSVVSSITAQSTQGVTDVFGVEPGIFEKQFSILLSDITPDALKTGLLPSTALVEILGGYIRKYNLKNLIVDPVTVSTSGKMMIEPGVMEMVKRQLLPLCTCFTPNIAEASMYSGIEIKTPADIETSARLLREFGVKNVIITGGQSLENATDTFYDGVEFLKMESPLKAGTYHGTGCLYSAAITANLAMGKTAVESARLAKEFITTAIEGKAIYPGKGMAILNV
- the thiC gene encoding phosphomethylpyrimidine synthase ThiC, with protein sequence MEMTTIESAKKGIITDDVRAVALSESVSAEKISEDIAAGFTVISKNTLRKIKPVGIGRGLTTKINANIGTSKDHVSVEEEMLKLDALVKYGSDAVMDLSTGGPIRDLRRMMTEKSPVPIGTVPIYEAAVTAAEKYGNIIKMTTDDFFEIIEIHAKEGVDFVTVHAGLTRGTIEQLKAQGRILDIVSRGGSIMLEWMILNDRENPLFEQYDRLLDIAKKYDMTLSLGDGLRPGCLADATDRAQVEELITLGKLQKVALEHGVQVIIEGPGHVPLNQVEMNIKLQKSLCSGAPFYVLGPLVTDVGMGYDHITSAIGGAIAGAAGADFLCYVTPSEHVRLPNLDDVIEGVVASKIAAHAADIAKGIPSAIERDKKMARYRKNLNWEGQISMSFNPDKVRNMRAHLPPAQSDVCSMCADFCAIRTVERALHPVSK
- the thiE gene encoding thiamine phosphate synthase, whose amino-acid sequence is MAGIDFKLYLISDRALVNKPCCEVLEEALRAGAGAVQLREKDLNINEIMVLAEKMRELTKKYKAKLFINDRVDVALAVEADGVHLTQNSIPVDAARRIAGERLIIAQSTHSIEEALHAQSKGADFITLGPIYETTSKLQFGPPIGIQTIIKVKKKVKIPVFAIGGIKPDNMSEVMEAGADGVAVISGILSSTDVFGETKKYLELLK
- a CDS encoding thiazole synthase; this translates as MDDRLIVSSIEIKSRLWVGTGKYKDFDETACAIEASGADIVTVAVRRVNITDRKSPNLLDYIDPKKYKILPNTAGCYNVEDALRYARLGREAGVSDMVKLEVIGDERTLFPDVCGLLKATEILAKEGFIVLPYTSDDPIIAQRLVDAGAAAVMPLGAPIGSGLGIRNPYNIKIILELIKSVPIVVDAGVGTASDVAEAMELGCDAVLVNTAIAGAKDPIMMAGAMKHAVIAGRYAYKSGRIPKKLYATASSPIEGML
- the thiS gene encoding sulfur carrier protein ThiS, with product MMIKLNAEDYTVKKAETVKELLDELDIQMERVAIELNLKVIKKADYHITPIQDGDSVEIVSYVGGG
- a CDS encoding type II toxin-antitoxin system RelE/ParE family toxin, encoding MIVSFAYKGLEQYYLTGSTAGLQAIHAKRLRLILAVLDAADSIEGIRLPSLNLHRLKGKEKDNWAVTVQANWRITFHFVESNAEIVNYEDYH
- a CDS encoding HigA family addiction module antitoxin, with the protein product MKMHNPPHPGEVLNELSLKPLGISITEAAGRLNVTRKTVSKIINGHSTITPEMALRLEIVFGSTAQTWLNIQNTFDLWRINDKRKDLNITLHPVL
- a CDS encoding 4Fe-4S binding protein, which encodes MRYLSNVSTLEFYSGKCTGCGMCVNVCPHEVFEIREGQAVIIERNRCMECGACVTNCAFGALSVARGVGCAAALINSMIRGGEPTCDCTTESSGCC
- the hgcA gene encoding mercury methylation corrinoid protein HgcA, translating into MEKDNSPEAADIKNRAKCAPSQGGTVCSCRAEKSEPVQLKQVTPEIVQHKRWITGTVRTPMGVIYAVSTEITKQEIFEHLMCRISGFRKSYMVTPGLYAAGNPDSQSHVVVTANYKLSFDKVRESLADENVWILVLDTKGINVWCAAGKGTFGTAELINRIIMTQLTSIAGHREIILPQLGAPGVSAHQVKQATGFQVLYGPVYAGDLKDYFKSGCVASKSMRKVRFSMIDRLILTPMEIIPAMGIFAVFTVIIFLYFGLSLSGINFADAFKGAFPFIVLCFTAILSGALITPVLLPVIPFKSFAVKGWLAGIFMVWVSKQLFSWLNTPAPELTFLTYLMFPMISSYVALQFTGSTTFTGMSGVKKELKYAVPLYIITAIMSIAVLVLYKANQWRLL
- a CDS encoding AbrB/MazE/SpoVT family DNA-binding domain-containing protein, which gives rise to MKKDKFSVKDDLGVCLIDTCCSVEAIVGIDERGQMVLPKDLREKAKIKGGDKFAVSIWEKDGDICCITLTRVESLVDTIKGQLGTIVKEVT